A window of the Gossypium hirsutum isolate 1008001.06 chromosome A03, Gossypium_hirsutum_v2.1, whole genome shotgun sequence genome harbors these coding sequences:
- the LOC107886354 gene encoding 21 kDa protein, which yields MKPLFSVPFLTFLFFYFYSVPTLGSYVYDASATTTTVINSTDFIRTSCYATLYPDICYTSLYGYANAIQQDPARLARAAISVSLSKARNMAVYVSNLSREADYGADPRASAALHDCFSNMGDAVDEIRGSLKQMQQVVAPGSESFRFQMGNVQTWMSAALTDEETCTDGFEDVADGPMKTEVCKRAAKVKKFTSNALALVNSYAEKGTM from the coding sequence ATGAAACCCCTCTTCTCCGTCCCATTCTTAACCTTCCTCTTCTTCTATTTCTACTCAGTCCCAACCCTCGGTTCCTACGTATACGACGCTAGCGCCACCACCACCACCGTCATCAACTCTACAGATTTCATTCGTACAAGCTGCTACGCCACCTTGTATCCCGATATTTGCTATACTTCCCTTTATGGCTATGCCAACGCCATCCAACAAGACCCAGCTCGTCTAGCTCGTGCTGCCATTAGTGTCAGCCTCTCTAAAGCTCGTAACATGGCAGTCTACGTCTCTAACCTCTCCCGCGAAGCCGATTACGGCGCCGACCCAAGAGCCAGCGCAGCCTTGCACGACTGTTTCTCGAACATGGGTGATGCAGTGGATGAAATCCGTGGGTCGCTGAAGCAAATGCAACAGGTGGTGGCTCCAGGTTCGGAGTCTTTCAGGTTCCAAATGGGGAATGTCCAGACATGGATGAGCGCGGCTTTGACGGATGAGGAGACGTGTACGGACGGATTCGAGGATGTGGCGGATGGGCCAATGAAGACGGAGGTCTGCAAGAGGGCGGCTAAAGTGAAGAAGTTTACGAGCAATGCTTTGGCGTTGGTTAATAGTTACGCAGAAAAGGGTACAATGTAA